One Bacillus amyloliquefaciens DSM 7 = ATCC 23350 DNA window includes the following coding sequences:
- a CDS encoding Na+/H+ antiporter NhaC family protein: MNNNKNPWALLPLVLFVGLFVGSGLVTGDFYKLPILIAAIIASAFALLFNRKKSLNQKIEWFASGAGHPDIIIMVMIFILAGAFASAAEAMGAVHSTVNLALSIIPQQFLLPGLFIISCFISISMGTSMGTIAAVAPISAGLSGELGIPGAITMAAVVGGAMFGDNLSFISDTTIASVRTQKTQMRDKFKTNFLIVLPAAIVTVIILFFIPAGHAGHAGAESYSWIKVLPYVAVLVFALIGFNVMAVIFGGLVLTGIIGLAGGSLTFASYFKAITDGIAGMSDLIILSMLIGGMVGVMKQNGGIDFLLEFITKRIRSKKGAEAGIAGLVSVTNLAAANNTISIIAAGPIAKNIADEFKIDNRKSASILDIFSCMVQGLIPYGAQLLSAGKFGNISPVSILPYSFYPVLIGICGIIAIMFGLPKFTRNTK; encoded by the coding sequence ATGAACAATAATAAGAACCCTTGGGCTTTATTGCCATTAGTTTTATTCGTAGGGCTTTTTGTCGGCTCTGGTCTGGTGACCGGAGATTTTTATAAATTGCCGATCTTGATTGCCGCGATCATTGCATCAGCTTTTGCGCTGTTATTTAACCGCAAGAAATCGCTCAATCAAAAAATAGAATGGTTTGCTTCCGGTGCGGGACATCCTGATATTATCATTATGGTGATGATTTTTATATTGGCAGGTGCCTTTGCTTCAGCGGCTGAAGCGATGGGTGCGGTGCATTCAACTGTCAATCTTGCTTTGAGCATTATTCCGCAGCAGTTTTTGCTGCCGGGGCTGTTCATCATTTCTTGTTTCATTTCTATATCGATGGGAACATCAATGGGAACGATTGCGGCGGTTGCCCCGATCAGCGCCGGTTTGAGCGGAGAGCTAGGCATCCCAGGCGCGATTACGATGGCGGCCGTCGTCGGCGGAGCTATGTTTGGAGATAATCTATCCTTTATTTCCGATACGACCATTGCGTCAGTCCGGACGCAAAAAACACAAATGAGAGATAAATTTAAAACGAACTTTCTGATTGTTTTGCCCGCTGCCATTGTCACTGTTATTATCCTATTTTTTATTCCGGCAGGCCACGCAGGCCATGCGGGCGCTGAATCTTACAGCTGGATCAAAGTGCTTCCTTATGTCGCCGTGTTAGTCTTTGCGTTAATCGGTTTTAACGTAATGGCTGTCATATTCGGCGGATTGGTTTTAACGGGAATCATCGGATTAGCGGGCGGCAGCCTGACGTTTGCATCTTATTTTAAGGCGATTACGGATGGAATTGCCGGAATGTCCGACCTTATCATCCTGTCCATGCTGATCGGCGGAATGGTCGGCGTTATGAAACAAAACGGCGGGATCGACTTTTTACTGGAGTTCATTACGAAACGAATCCGTTCGAAAAAAGGCGCTGAAGCCGGCATTGCCGGTCTGGTCAGCGTGACGAATCTGGCTGCGGCCAATAATACGATCTCGATTATCGCAGCCGGGCCGATTGCAAAGAATATCGCTGATGAATTTAAGATCGACAACAGAAAATCGGCAAGTATTCTGGATATCTTTTCGTGCATGGTACAAGGGCTCATTCCTTACGGCGCGCAGCTGTTATCGGCCGGGAAATTCGGGAATATTTCACCCGTCAGCATCCTGCCGTACTCTTTCTATCCCGTTCTCATCGGAATCTGCGGCATTATCGCCATTATGTTTGGCTTGCCGAAGTTTACAAGAAATACGAAATAA
- a CDS encoding TetR/AcrR family transcriptional regulator — translation MQSKRGRPRDEGTHKAILSAAYDLLLEKGFDAVTVDKIAERAKVSKATIYKWWSNKAAVIMDSFLSTATDRLPVPDTGSTVQDILTHATNLARFLTSREGTVIKELIGAGQLDAKLAEEYRTRFFQPRRLQAKGLLEKGIQQGELRENLDIEVSIDLIYGPIFYRLLITGDEVNDSYVHDLVMNAFKGVQAT, via the coding sequence GTGCAGAGTAAACGAGGGCGGCCGCGCGATGAAGGAACACATAAGGCGATTCTTTCTGCAGCCTATGACCTATTATTGGAAAAAGGCTTTGACGCGGTGACCGTCGATAAAATTGCAGAGCGTGCAAAAGTGAGTAAGGCGACGATTTATAAATGGTGGTCAAACAAGGCTGCCGTTATCATGGACAGCTTTCTTTCGACCGCTACGGACAGACTGCCTGTGCCCGATACAGGGTCAACAGTGCAAGATATATTGACCCACGCCACGAATTTAGCAAGGTTTTTGACAAGCCGGGAAGGAACCGTTATTAAGGAATTAATAGGTGCGGGACAGCTGGATGCAAAATTGGCGGAAGAATATCGCACGAGATTTTTCCAGCCCCGCCGCCTCCAAGCGAAAGGCCTTCTGGAAAAGGGAATTCAGCAAGGTGAATTAAGAGAGAATCTTGATATTGAAGTAAGCATCGATCTCATTTACGGACCGATTTTCTACCGTCTGCTGATAACAGGTGATGAGGTGAATGATTCCTATGTGCATGATTTGGTGATGAATGCGTTTAAGGGAGTTCAAGCTACTTGA
- a CDS encoding DMT family transporter has translation MNKAANGWINGFIGVLIFSGSLPATRLAVADFDPVFLTVCRAAIAGILAGALLLIFKEKRPAKSDIISLLTVAVGVVIGFPLLTALALQYVTSAHAIVYIGLLPLATAIFGVLRGGERPSPVFWIFSAAGSILVAGYALLQGGESSPLGDTYMIASIIVCGLGYAEGARLSRRLGNWQVISWALVLSLPLMFILSVCFIPHSWSNIGAPALLSLAYVSLFSMLIGFVFWYRGLAQGGIAAVGQLQLLQPFFGLLLAAMILHEKVGWGLAAVNVGVIACVAAARRFANKSEKAEQ, from the coding sequence ATGAACAAAGCCGCAAACGGCTGGATCAACGGATTTATCGGCGTGCTTATTTTCAGCGGTTCGCTTCCTGCGACCCGCTTGGCTGTAGCGGACTTTGATCCGGTATTTCTCACTGTATGCCGCGCCGCGATAGCCGGTATATTGGCAGGCGCTCTGCTCCTCATCTTTAAGGAGAAACGCCCGGCCAAAAGCGACATCATCTCACTACTAACAGTAGCGGTCGGAGTCGTAATCGGTTTCCCGCTGCTTACAGCCTTAGCGCTTCAGTATGTCACTTCCGCACATGCCATTGTCTACATTGGGCTTCTCCCGCTTGCGACGGCGATCTTCGGCGTACTGCGCGGAGGCGAACGGCCCAGTCCGGTCTTTTGGATTTTCTCGGCTGCCGGCAGCATCCTCGTAGCCGGTTATGCTCTGCTTCAAGGAGGAGAATCCTCTCCTCTCGGTGATACGTACATGATCGCTTCGATTATCGTATGCGGTCTCGGTTATGCCGAAGGCGCCCGTCTCTCCCGGCGGCTGGGCAACTGGCAGGTGATCTCTTGGGCACTCGTTTTATCGCTTCCCCTTATGTTCATACTGTCTGTCTGCTTTATTCCGCACTCATGGTCAAACATCGGCGCGCCTGCACTGCTAAGTCTTGCATATGTGTCCTTATTCAGCATGCTGATCGGGTTCGTATTCTGGTATCGGGGACTCGCCCAAGGCGGTATCGCGGCGGTCGGACAGCTGCAGCTGCTGCAGCCTTTCTTCGGACTGTTACTGGCCGCTATGATTCTGCACGAAAAAGTAGGATGGGGACTTGCAGCGGTGAATGTCGGCGTTATCGCTTGCGTGGCAGCCGCCCGGCGGTTTGCAAATAAATCAGAAAAAGCCGAACAATGA
- a CDS encoding MFS transporter, translating into MAKENKQTADQRISSGLTLLLATACGIIVANLYYAQPLAGSISAAIGLSPSSAGLIVTLTQIGYVAGLLFLVPLGDIIENKKLVVVSLLLSAAALTLTAFVKHGTLFLAAAFFIGLGSIAAQVLVPFASYLAPDAARGRVVGNVMSGLLLGIMLSRPISSLVADIWGWNAIFALSAALSVVLAIVLSKVLPARKPTANTNYNVLLGSMWKLLRTTPVLRRRAIYHAFVFGAFSLFWTTVPLLLSGPAFHFSQKAIALYALAGIAGAAAAPIGGRLADRGLTRLATGIALGAVIVSLLLPLMIQSSSPVGIAVLVAAAILLDVGVSANLVLSQRSIFSLGPEVRSRLNGLFMAIFFLGGAIGSSIGGWAYASGGWSITLWIGITFPVIALLYFATEK; encoded by the coding sequence ATGGCTAAAGAAAACAAACAAACAGCAGATCAGAGGATTTCATCTGGTTTAACCCTTCTTCTCGCGACTGCATGCGGTATCATTGTCGCTAATCTTTATTATGCGCAGCCCTTGGCAGGATCCATTAGTGCGGCAATTGGGCTTTCACCCAGCAGTGCTGGATTGATTGTCACACTAACCCAAATTGGATACGTTGCCGGATTACTGTTTCTCGTCCCTTTGGGAGATATTATCGAAAATAAAAAACTTGTCGTTGTATCGCTCCTTCTAAGCGCAGCCGCTTTGACACTGACAGCATTTGTGAAGCATGGAACACTGTTTTTAGCCGCTGCGTTTTTCATCGGATTGGGATCGATCGCAGCCCAAGTGCTTGTTCCGTTTGCATCATATCTTGCACCAGACGCTGCACGCGGCCGGGTTGTCGGCAATGTGATGAGCGGCCTGCTGCTCGGTATTATGCTGTCCCGTCCGATATCCAGTCTGGTCGCGGATATTTGGGGGTGGAATGCAATATTTGCTTTATCCGCCGCGTTAAGTGTTGTTTTGGCAATCGTGTTATCAAAAGTGCTTCCTGCCAGAAAACCAACAGCAAACACAAACTATAACGTCTTACTCGGTTCAATGTGGAAGCTGCTGCGCACGACTCCGGTCTTACGCCGCCGTGCCATTTATCATGCGTTTGTATTTGGAGCTTTCAGTTTGTTCTGGACGACTGTACCTTTATTATTGTCCGGTCCTGCTTTTCATTTTTCTCAGAAGGCAATAGCGCTATATGCATTAGCGGGCATTGCGGGTGCAGCCGCTGCACCGATAGGCGGCCGTCTGGCTGATCGCGGCTTGACCCGGCTTGCCACCGGAATCGCTCTCGGTGCTGTCATCGTTTCTTTATTACTGCCGCTCATGATTCAGAGCAGCTCCCCCGTCGGAATAGCAGTTCTAGTGGCGGCAGCTATTCTGTTAGATGTGGGTGTATCAGCCAATCTCGTACTCAGTCAACGTTCAATTTTTTCGTTGGGGCCTGAAGTCCGCAGTCGATTAAACGGATTATTTATGGCAATTTTCTTTCTGGGCGGCGCTATAGGATCATCAATCGGCGGATGGGCATACGCTTCAGGCGGGTGGAGTATCACATTATGGATCGGAATCACTTTTCCGGTCATCGCTTTGCTTTATTTCGCCACCGAGAAATAG
- a CDS encoding MerR family transcriptional regulator, which produces MKIAQAAKQVELSTATLRYYESIGLIPPVKRNGSGIRDYDENDVNWIQFIKCMRSAGLSIEALIEYTALFTEGADHTIEPRKNILINERKRLKEKQREIGETINRLNKKIEDYEDILENEAKLKGSLKAECISE; this is translated from the coding sequence ATGAAGATTGCACAAGCTGCAAAGCAGGTTGAGTTATCAACCGCGACGCTTAGGTATTATGAAAGCATAGGACTGATCCCTCCGGTAAAGCGCAATGGAAGCGGCATCCGCGATTATGATGAAAATGATGTGAATTGGATTCAATTTATAAAATGCATGAGAAGTGCCGGCCTGTCGATTGAGGCGCTGATTGAATATACCGCTTTATTTACTGAAGGAGCCGATCATACGATTGAACCCCGAAAAAACATTCTTATAAATGAAAGAAAAAGGCTGAAGGAGAAACAGAGAGAAATTGGTGAAACCATAAATAGGTTAAACAAGAAGATTGAAGACTACGAAGACATACTTGAAAATGAAGCGAAACTAAAGGGCAGCTTGAAAGCTGAATGTATTTCTGAGTGA
- a CDS encoding FMN-binding negative transcriptional regulator — protein MYIPAPFQLSEADASNVIKEYGFATLFSTAGGMPYATHLPLMMSKDNHYLYGHFALPNPQWKEIEGQSVLAVFQGPHCYISPKWYETNQDVPTWNYVAVYVYGEAELLDNEETVHSMSDLVLKYESPDSPYKLEDIDAKLLAGLNKGVKGFKIKISKIEGKAKLSQNQSAARQELVVQQLKQIPHTNEQLISGLMEENIKRIAEKN, from the coding sequence ATGTATATCCCCGCTCCATTTCAGCTTAGTGAAGCTGATGCGAGTAATGTCATCAAAGAGTATGGTTTCGCAACATTGTTTTCAACGGCAGGGGGCATGCCATACGCAACCCACCTGCCATTGATGATGAGCAAGGATAACCATTACTTGTACGGTCATTTTGCACTGCCGAACCCGCAATGGAAAGAGATTGAAGGCCAAAGCGTGTTAGCCGTTTTTCAAGGGCCTCATTGTTATATCTCGCCCAAATGGTATGAGACGAATCAGGATGTTCCTACATGGAATTACGTGGCGGTTTATGTTTACGGAGAGGCGGAGCTTTTAGATAATGAAGAAACCGTGCATTCGATGAGTGATCTCGTATTGAAATACGAAAGCCCCGACAGCCCGTATAAATTAGAGGATATCGATGCGAAATTGCTGGCAGGCTTGAACAAAGGGGTAAAAGGCTTTAAAATCAAAATCAGCAAAATAGAGGGGAAAGCAAAGCTGAGCCAAAATCAATCAGCCGCAAGACAAGAGCTGGTCGTACAACAGCTCAAACAGATTCCTCATACAAATGAACAGCTCATTTCCGGTCTGATGGAAGAAAACATCAAACGGATTGCTGAAAAAAACTGA
- a CDS encoding NAD(P)-dependent alcohol dehydrogenase codes for MCNNHPTRVLSAPHAKAAFERTTIERRALRPHDILIDIKYSGICHSDIHSAFDEWGGGIFPMVPGHEIAGVVEAVGEKVTKFAVGDRVGVGCFVDSCGECEYCLNGDEQYCTKGVVQTYNNLDYEGNPTYGGYSQKIVVTERFVVRIPDQLELDAASPLLCAGITTYSPLKHWNAGPGKKVAIVGMGGLGHLAVQFAHALGAEVTVLSRSMNKKDEALEFGADHYFATGNPDTFTELAGRFDLILNTVSANLDVDAYLSLLRIDGTLVNVGAPANPDSYSVFSLITGRRSIAGSLVGGIPQTQEMLDFAAEHGIAPKIEVIPANQVDEAYERVLQSDVRYRFVIDISTL; via the coding sequence ATGTGCAATAATCATCCAACTCGTGTGTTAAGCGCTCCGCATGCAAAAGCTGCATTTGAACGGACGACGATTGAGAGAAGAGCATTACGGCCGCACGATATCCTGATTGACATTAAGTACAGCGGCATTTGTCATTCAGACATCCACAGTGCATTCGATGAATGGGGCGGCGGAATTTTTCCGATGGTTCCCGGGCATGAAATTGCCGGTGTTGTAGAAGCCGTGGGCGAAAAAGTCACCAAATTTGCCGTCGGCGACCGCGTGGGTGTCGGCTGTTTTGTAGACTCCTGCGGAGAGTGTGAATACTGCCTCAACGGTGACGAACAATATTGCACAAAAGGTGTTGTTCAGACTTATAATAACCTGGACTACGAAGGAAATCCTACGTACGGCGGCTACAGCCAGAAAATAGTTGTCACTGAAAGATTCGTTGTCCGGATTCCGGATCAGCTGGAATTGGATGCTGCCAGCCCGCTGCTGTGCGCCGGTATTACCACATATTCCCCGCTGAAACACTGGAATGCCGGTCCCGGCAAAAAAGTGGCGATTGTCGGAATGGGCGGCCTCGGACACTTAGCCGTTCAATTCGCGCACGCTTTAGGCGCAGAGGTCACCGTCCTCAGCCGCTCAATGAATAAAAAGGACGAAGCTCTTGAATTTGGAGCCGATCATTACTTTGCGACAGGCAATCCGGATACATTCACTGAGCTGGCCGGACGTTTTGATCTCATTTTAAATACGGTGTCCGCGAACCTTGACGTAGATGCCTACTTATCCCTGCTTCGCATTGACGGTACATTAGTAAATGTAGGAGCGCCTGCTAATCCGGACTCATACAGTGTATTCTCCTTAATCACGGGCCGCCGCAGCATTGCGGGTTCACTTGTCGGCGGTATTCCGCAGACTCAGGAGATGCTTGATTTCGCCGCTGAGCACGGCATTGCTCCTAAAATTGAAGTGATTCCGGCCAATCAAGTCGACGAAGCGTACGAACGGGTTCTCCAAAGCGATGTCCGCTACCGTTTCGTTATTGATATTTCGACTTTATAA
- a CDS encoding PLP-dependent aminotransferase family protein, whose amino-acid sequence MKNIIFAFRSDAPKYKQIYEQFKTLIEQGNIQTNERLPSIRELADSLLVSRNTTLMAYDLLLAEGYIRGETRKGYFANEIEPSLFQKENDIVQAEKTESPQPVSVDFRAGAVDQKHFPLKTWRKLYNHVLTSKKSFLYGDPFGELGLREQIAAYLLESRGVKTDADSIIIGSSTQQMLIYLSRILKEDFSGIIVENPGFDGAREAFQFHGLSLETMPVYENGADFSQLHAMKEKLIYVTPSHHSPYGVSMSIQQRQTLINWVNKREGYILEDDYDSEYRYTQQPFPALASIQSDRVIYLGNFSKSFLPGIRISYMVLPQRILHRYKKRFLYFESTASSLNQLAMAELMKAGEWTRHIKRMRTVYKRKMQHLISHIKQQFGDHVTIIGEQSGLYILVRVHLNYSEETLIERAFQYGVKVYPTAIYFVSGKPEPPIIKLGFAHLDTDQIAQGIQLLKHAWLT is encoded by the coding sequence ATGAAAAATATAATTTTCGCTTTCAGAAGCGACGCCCCGAAATATAAACAAATTTACGAGCAATTTAAGACATTGATTGAACAGGGAAATATCCAGACAAATGAGCGGCTGCCATCCATTCGGGAGCTGGCGGATTCCCTGCTGGTAAGCCGCAATACAACGCTGATGGCCTATGATCTCCTTTTAGCGGAGGGATACATTCGCGGCGAAACGCGCAAAGGATATTTTGCAAACGAAATAGAACCCTCTTTATTTCAAAAAGAAAATGATATTGTTCAAGCTGAGAAAACAGAATCGCCGCAGCCGGTCTCGGTTGATTTTCGCGCCGGAGCCGTCGATCAAAAGCATTTCCCTCTGAAAACATGGAGAAAATTATACAATCACGTTTTGACATCAAAGAAAAGCTTCCTGTACGGTGACCCATTCGGCGAGTTGGGCCTGCGTGAACAAATTGCCGCTTATCTCTTGGAATCCCGCGGGGTGAAAACAGATGCGGATTCCATTATCATCGGCAGCAGCACACAGCAAATGCTGATTTATCTCAGCCGGATTCTGAAAGAAGATTTTTCCGGAATTATCGTTGAAAACCCGGGGTTTGACGGTGCCAGAGAGGCATTTCAATTTCATGGGCTGTCACTTGAAACGATGCCTGTCTATGAAAACGGAGCAGATTTTTCTCAATTACATGCAATGAAAGAAAAATTAATCTATGTGACCCCTTCCCATCACAGCCCTTACGGCGTAAGCATGTCCATTCAGCAGCGCCAGACACTGATCAATTGGGTGAATAAAAGAGAAGGATATATTCTTGAAGATGATTATGACAGTGAATACCGTTATACGCAGCAGCCGTTTCCCGCTCTTGCCTCCATTCAATCAGACCGCGTGATTTACTTAGGGAATTTCTCAAAATCCTTTCTTCCGGGCATCCGCATTAGCTATATGGTTTTGCCGCAGCGCATTTTACACCGGTATAAAAAACGGTTTCTTTATTTTGAAAGCACCGCTTCTTCGCTTAACCAGCTGGCCATGGCTGAATTGATGAAGGCTGGTGAGTGGACCCGCCATATTAAACGCATGCGCACTGTCTACAAGCGCAAAATGCAGCATTTGATTTCACATATCAAGCAGCAGTTCGGCGATCATGTGACGATCATCGGCGAGCAGTCGGGGTTGTATATATTGGTGAGAGTTCACCTGAACTATTCAGAAGAAACATTAATCGAGCGCGCTTTTCAGTACGGGGTGAAGGTATACCCTACCGCCATCTATTTCGTTTCCGGAAAGCCTGAACCGCCGATCATAAAGTTAGGGTTCGCCCATCTTGATACTGATCAGATCGCGCAGGGCATTCAGCTTTTGAAACATGCCTGGCTGACATGA
- a CDS encoding Cfr family 23S rRNA (adenine(2503)-C(8))-methyltransferase, with protein sequence MRQKNKYIRIQEFLKQNEFPDFRMKQITNAIFHGRINHFNEITVLPKSLRKMLVKEFGESVLNIAALKEQHSEQVTKVLFEISGDEKIETVNMKYKAGWESFCISSQCGCHFGCTFCATGDIGLKHNLTSDEITDQILYFHLKGHSIDSISFMGMGEALANRQVFDALHVLTNPELFALSPRRLSISTIGIIPGIKKMTQNYPQVNLTFSLHSPFNEQRSKLMPINERYPLMEVMDTLDEHIRVTSRKVYIAYIMLPGVNDSIDHANEVVKLLRGRYKRGNLFHVNIIRYNPTVSSPMRFKEVNENQVVNFYKTLKSAGINVTIRSQFGIDIDAACGQLYGNYQKNNS encoded by the coding sequence ATGCGACAAAAAAACAAGTATATAAGAATTCAAGAGTTCTTGAAACAGAATGAATTTCCTGATTTTAGAATGAAACAAATCACAAATGCTATATTCCATGGGAGAATAAATCATTTCAATGAAATAACGGTTCTTCCTAAATCGTTGAGAAAAATGTTAGTTAAGGAGTTTGGAGAGTCGGTTTTAAATATTGCTGCTTTAAAAGAACAGCATTCTGAGCAAGTTACAAAAGTCTTATTTGAAATTTCAGGAGACGAAAAAATAGAAACGGTAAATATGAAATATAAAGCTGGCTGGGAGTCATTTTGTATATCCTCGCAGTGCGGTTGTCATTTTGGCTGTACATTTTGTGCAACAGGAGATATTGGTTTAAAACACAACTTAACGTCAGACGAAATTACTGACCAAATTTTGTACTTTCACTTAAAAGGGCATTCAATTGATAGTATCTCTTTTATGGGAATGGGAGAAGCATTAGCCAATAGACAAGTTTTTGATGCTTTACATGTACTTACAAATCCGGAGTTGTTTGCTTTAAGTCCTCGCAGGTTATCTATTTCGACCATAGGGATTATTCCGGGCATTAAAAAAATGACTCAAAACTATCCGCAGGTCAATCTGACGTTTTCATTACATTCTCCTTTTAACGAACAGAGAAGCAAGTTAATGCCAATTAATGAACGCTACCCGTTAATGGAAGTAATGGACACATTAGATGAGCATATACGTGTGACCTCAAGAAAAGTTTATATTGCTTATATTATGCTGCCGGGAGTTAATGATTCTATTGACCATGCGAATGAAGTAGTAAAGCTTTTAAGAGGCAGATATAAGAGAGGGAACTTGTTCCATGTAAACATCATTAGATACAACCCAACTGTTAGCTCACCTATGAGATTTAAAGAAGTAAATGAAAATCAAGTTGTAAACTTCTATAAAACATTAAAGTCAGCAGGAATTAACGTTACCATCAGAAGTCAATTTGGCATTGATATAGATGCCGCTTGCGGGCAATTATATGGTAACTATCAAAAAAATAATAGCTAA
- a CDS encoding arsenic resistance protein, with product MKITREKLENQQIWIYGVSLVIGGIAGIAGKDSGLTWGWTISPLIAVLMYAMFAQIPFLKLREAISNLKFMAALLIGNFLAVPVVVWVLTAIFPQSPPILLGVCLVLLTPCIDYVIVFTQLGKGNEKLILASTPVLFVVQMVLLPLYLWLFIGKEVVGAVHAGPFLEAFLFLIAAPLLAAVMTQLWADKKPAGEKVLEWTAWMPVPFMALVLLAVVATQIGKVYSDFDIIVRVIPIYLLFLLIMPFVSRFIAYAFRLDTGEGRALIFSTGTRNSLAVLPLALALPDAWASLAAAVIVTQTIVELIGELVYIKAVPDWLLK from the coding sequence ATGAAAATAACCAGAGAAAAATTAGAAAATCAGCAAATTTGGATATATGGTGTGTCTCTTGTGATCGGAGGAATAGCGGGGATCGCCGGGAAAGATTCAGGACTCACCTGGGGCTGGACGATATCACCGCTTATTGCTGTTCTCATGTATGCCATGTTTGCCCAAATTCCTTTCTTAAAACTGAGGGAAGCCATTTCAAACCTCAAGTTTATGGCGGCATTACTGATCGGTAATTTCTTAGCTGTACCTGTCGTTGTGTGGGTTTTGACCGCCATTTTTCCTCAATCTCCGCCTATATTATTAGGAGTTTGTTTGGTATTGCTTACACCTTGTATCGATTACGTCATCGTCTTTACTCAGCTCGGCAAAGGAAATGAGAAATTAATACTGGCTTCTACACCGGTTTTGTTTGTCGTTCAGATGGTCTTGCTGCCGTTATACCTGTGGCTGTTTATCGGAAAAGAGGTCGTAGGAGCTGTTCATGCGGGGCCGTTTCTGGAAGCATTCTTATTTTTAATAGCTGCGCCGCTGCTGGCGGCAGTCATGACTCAATTATGGGCTGATAAAAAGCCGGCGGGAGAAAAGGTGTTAGAATGGACAGCGTGGATGCCTGTTCCTTTTATGGCTCTAGTCTTACTGGCGGTCGTCGCCACACAAATCGGCAAAGTTTACAGTGATTTTGACATCATTGTACGTGTGATTCCCATCTATCTGTTATTCTTGCTCATTATGCCGTTTGTTTCTCGGTTTATCGCATATGCATTTCGTTTGGATACAGGTGAAGGAAGAGCACTGATCTTCAGCACGGGCACAAGAAATTCTCTCGCAGTTCTTCCGTTGGCGCTGGCCTTGCCGGATGCCTGGGCCTCACTGGCCGCTGCTGTTATCGTCACACAGACGATTGTTGAGCTGATAGGCGAATTGGTTTATATAAAAGCGGTGCCCGACTGGCTGCTGAAATAA